A single Agromyces sp. CF514 DNA region contains:
- a CDS encoding LacI family DNA-binding transcriptional regulator, which translates to MTVQTRATLQDVARLAGVSAKTVSRVYSQRELVSPETVERVMAAAKRLRFRPNLLAQSLRRGGGSTTVGFIMGELLNPFYSTLAAGIERELAAHGFTLIVATTDDSVEGESRVADILLSQRVAALLMIPVGEDQSYLEGERQLGTPVIAIDRPARDLVADSVVLANRSGAHEATTALVSHGHRRIAYVCNPASAYTQTERVAGYRAALADAGIAPDPRWERLLDDASAAPESVVADLLAQPEPPTAIIAGNNRVCIGALRAIRDRPAPPALIGFDDFETADILGVSVVGHDPVEMGRRAARLAVERMANPTGFTTQVELPTRLIARGSGERPPA; encoded by the coding sequence ATGACCGTACAGACCAGGGCGACGCTCCAAGACGTCGCGCGCTTGGCAGGGGTCAGCGCCAAGACCGTGTCGCGCGTCTACTCCCAGCGCGAACTCGTCTCGCCCGAGACCGTCGAGCGCGTGATGGCCGCAGCCAAGCGACTGCGGTTCCGGCCCAACCTGCTCGCCCAGAGCCTGCGCCGCGGGGGCGGTTCGACGACGGTCGGCTTCATCATGGGCGAACTGCTGAACCCGTTCTACTCGACCCTGGCCGCCGGCATCGAGCGAGAGCTGGCCGCGCACGGCTTCACGCTCATCGTCGCGACCACCGACGACTCCGTCGAGGGCGAATCCCGCGTGGCCGACATCCTGCTCTCGCAGCGGGTCGCGGCGCTGCTCATGATCCCCGTGGGCGAGGACCAGTCCTATCTCGAGGGCGAGCGCCAGCTCGGCACGCCCGTCATCGCGATCGACCGCCCCGCGCGCGACCTCGTCGCCGACTCGGTCGTGCTCGCCAACCGCTCCGGCGCCCACGAGGCGACCACGGCGCTCGTCTCCCACGGGCACCGCCGCATCGCCTACGTCTGCAACCCGGCCTCCGCGTACACCCAGACCGAGCGCGTCGCCGGCTATCGGGCAGCGCTGGCGGATGCCGGCATCGCCCCCGATCCGCGATGGGAACGCCTGCTCGACGACGCGTCCGCCGCGCCCGAGTCCGTCGTGGCCGACCTGCTCGCGCAGCCCGAGCCGCCGACGGCGATCATCGCGGGCAACAACCGCGTGTGCATCGGCGCGCTGCGGGCGATCCGCGACCGGCCCGCACCTCCGGCCCTCATCGGCTTCGACGACTTCGAGACCGCCGACATCCTCGGGGTCAGCGTCGTCGGGCACGATCCCGTCGAGATGGGCCGCCGGGCCGCGCGGCTCGCCGTCGAACGCATGGCGAACCCCACCGGCTTCACGACCCAGGTCGAACTGCCCACGCGACTCATCGCGCGCGGCAGCGGCGAGCGCCCGCCCGCCTAG
- a CDS encoding ABC transporter substrate-binding protein, giving the protein MASRKAYVGLAAVAAATLLLTSCAAGGSDDSGDSGEVKGDITFLTNRTDLETDGTWDEYVAEFEQANPDVNVTVEAITNYEDDVKTRLSTPNGYGDVLLIPNGVAPDQYADFFEPLGDAADLADTYRFLVPKTVDGTQYGLALGGNANGVLYNTEVFADAGITDLPTTPDEFLDDLAAIKANGVTPLYTNYKDGWPLGGQWTNIIGAVTADPTAQTVMAHDRAPWTEGTDIYALDSLLFDAVHDGLTEADPLTTNWEQSKGDFATGKIGAMVLGSWAISQFQAAATDAGVDPGVVGFMPFPTNVDGQQYATIAGDYFLGVNKNSSKKAAAEAWMNWLIEDSGFTDTQGMISAVSAADLPANLSGLQDSGVELLEIAAAPAGEESLFSDTADKSQVDVWGNIYRQKLIDIARGQADGDQKSYFAQLNEQWGAAVDELAE; this is encoded by the coding sequence ATGGCATCACGCAAGGCATACGTCGGCCTCGCAGCCGTGGCCGCAGCGACGTTGCTGTTGACGTCGTGCGCCGCTGGCGGTTCCGACGACAGCGGCGACTCCGGCGAGGTCAAGGGCGACATCACGTTCCTCACCAACCGCACCGACCTCGAGACCGACGGCACCTGGGACGAGTACGTCGCGGAGTTCGAGCAGGCGAACCCCGACGTCAACGTCACGGTCGAGGCGATCACCAACTACGAGGACGACGTGAAGACGCGCCTCAGCACCCCGAACGGCTACGGCGACGTGCTGCTCATCCCGAACGGCGTGGCCCCCGATCAGTACGCCGACTTCTTCGAGCCGCTCGGCGACGCCGCCGACCTCGCGGACACCTACCGGTTCCTCGTGCCGAAGACGGTCGACGGCACCCAGTACGGCCTCGCGCTCGGCGGCAACGCCAACGGCGTGCTCTACAACACCGAGGTCTTCGCCGACGCCGGCATCACCGACCTGCCCACCACGCCCGACGAGTTCCTCGACGACCTCGCCGCGATCAAGGCGAACGGCGTCACCCCGCTGTACACGAACTACAAGGACGGCTGGCCGCTCGGCGGGCAGTGGACCAACATCATCGGCGCGGTCACGGCCGACCCCACCGCGCAGACCGTCATGGCGCACGACCGGGCCCCGTGGACCGAGGGCACCGACATCTACGCGCTCGACTCGCTGCTCTTCGATGCCGTGCACGACGGGCTCACCGAGGCCGACCCGCTCACCACGAACTGGGAGCAGTCGAAGGGCGACTTCGCGACCGGCAAGATCGGTGCGATGGTGCTCGGGTCGTGGGCCATCTCGCAGTTCCAGGCCGCCGCGACGGATGCCGGGGTCGACCCGGGCGTCGTCGGATTCATGCCGTTCCCGACGAACGTCGACGGCCAGCAGTACGCGACCATCGCGGGCGACTACTTCCTCGGCGTCAACAAGAACTCGTCGAAGAAGGCCGCGGCCGAGGCGTGGATGAACTGGCTCATCGAGGACTCGGGCTTCACCGACACCCAGGGCATGATCTCGGCCGTCAGCGCAGCCGACCTGCCCGCGAACCTCAGCGGCCTGCAGGACTCGGGCGTCGAGCTGCTCGAGATCGCGGCGGCTCCCGCCGGCGAGGAATCGCTGTTCAGCGACACCGCCGACAAGAGCCAGGTC